One segment of Methylotuvimicrobium sp. KM2 DNA contains the following:
- a CDS encoding TonB-dependent siderophore receptor: MTRKKTKRKLLHPVPLILAVLMSDSCLAAEESNDNKPSTKNAKEAILVSKTPDTTELESMTVVGKAVQDPYDKSYTVTNSATATKTDTPIMDTPVSIQVVPRAVMSDQKTVRITDALENVSGVRAQSSLGTGTGFIIRGFRNPLIYRNGLMAVPNSFRSEFDTANLESVEVLKGPASVLFGRSEPGGLINVTTKKPLDIPYYSLEQRFGSYDLYRTEWDASGPVTDDKSLLYRFTGSYQNNESFRDFVSNDRVLIAPSLTWRLTDATDFTVNVEGVDQDYQADFGIPVVGNRPANIPLNRSVGGDPNDPIDSISKVQLGTELNHRFNDDWAIHSRFLASWGDGRETFLNPAPAFGNALNEATGILQRNVFAQRYDSEAYTTNLDLTGKFQLAGTKHDILLGFDYLRSFTQYNIQGFFNTANPALAIDIHNPGPSYGIDPSVFSNAILAVEPTQIGRNFSTFKDEWYGVYFQDHITLWDKLHIMGGGRYDWIETGRGRGGSFSESDNALENSIPSVIRKDEGFNPRVGILYQPWQWLGVYGNWTTSLAANNGISSNNQPFKPQIGEQFEAGIKTAFFDQRLLTTLAYYHLTRDNLLTPDLTTPDPNDSAAIGQQRSQGIELDIIGHLNDNLSIISSYAFTDARITKDNRTLNGVLNGYEGKRLNNVPEHSGSLWLKYDVNGFDAQEGWSVGLGGVLASKREGDVENTFQLPGYVRMDAFAAYKLKVGPTRVTTSFNIRNLLDKEYFESTDPNANVAPRFGVYPGAPLTAIGSIRVEY, encoded by the coding sequence ATGACAAGAAAAAAAACCAAACGCAAACTTTTACATCCAGTGCCGTTGATACTCGCAGTATTGATGTCGGATTCTTGCCTAGCCGCCGAGGAATCAAATGATAACAAGCCATCTACTAAAAATGCCAAAGAGGCGATATTGGTTTCCAAAACGCCCGATACGACCGAACTTGAGTCGATGACAGTGGTGGGGAAAGCGGTTCAGGATCCTTATGATAAAAGCTACACTGTCACCAACAGCGCTACCGCCACTAAAACCGACACCCCGATCATGGATACTCCGGTGTCGATTCAGGTGGTACCTAGGGCCGTCATGTCCGATCAAAAAACTGTACGCATCACAGATGCCTTGGAAAACGTCAGTGGCGTTCGCGCCCAGTCTTCCTTGGGCACCGGCACCGGTTTCATTATTCGCGGTTTTCGCAACCCTTTAATCTATCGCAATGGCCTGATGGCTGTTCCCAACTCTTTTCGCTCCGAGTTCGACACAGCCAATCTTGAAAGTGTTGAGGTATTGAAAGGCCCTGCATCCGTGTTGTTCGGTCGTAGCGAGCCCGGCGGTTTGATAAATGTCACCACCAAAAAACCCTTGGATATACCGTATTATTCACTTGAACAGCGCTTCGGTTCCTATGATTTGTATCGTACTGAATGGGATGCTAGCGGTCCGGTTACCGATGACAAGTCCTTGCTGTATCGCTTCACGGGTTCCTATCAAAATAACGAGTCGTTCCGGGACTTCGTAAGCAATGATCGCGTGCTGATTGCTCCAAGCCTAACCTGGCGGCTTACCGATGCGACGGATTTCACTGTCAATGTCGAAGGTGTCGATCAAGATTACCAGGCCGATTTCGGTATTCCTGTTGTCGGCAATCGCCCTGCAAACATTCCGCTCAATCGTTCGGTTGGCGGTGATCCTAACGATCCTATCGATAGTATTTCTAAAGTTCAATTGGGTACGGAGCTTAATCACCGTTTCAACGACGATTGGGCAATTCATAGCCGTTTTCTGGCCAGTTGGGGCGATGGTAGAGAAACCTTCCTTAATCCCGCACCGGCTTTCGGCAATGCCCTAAATGAAGCTACCGGTATTCTGCAACGCAACGTCTTTGCTCAGCGCTACGACAGCGAGGCTTACACCACCAATCTCGATTTGACCGGCAAGTTTCAGCTTGCAGGTACTAAGCACGACATTTTGCTCGGATTTGACTATCTGCGTTCATTTACCCAGTACAACATTCAGGGATTTTTCAACACCGCCAATCCGGCACTCGCCATTGACATTCATAATCCGGGTCCGAGTTACGGCATTGATCCCTCCGTTTTCAGTAACGCAATATTGGCAGTCGAACCCACACAAATAGGCCGGAATTTCTCGACATTCAAGGACGAATGGTATGGCGTTTATTTTCAGGATCACATCACCTTGTGGGATAAACTGCACATTATGGGCGGTGGACGTTACGATTGGATAGAAACCGGCAGAGGCCGCGGCGGTTCCTTTTCAGAGTCTGATAATGCTTTGGAAAACTCGATACCTTCCGTGATTCGCAAAGATGAAGGTTTCAATCCTCGAGTTGGTATTCTCTATCAACCGTGGCAGTGGCTGGGGGTTTACGGCAACTGGACAACCTCTCTAGCCGCGAATAACGGAATTTCGAGCAACAATCAACCTTTCAAACCGCAGATAGGCGAGCAATTCGAAGCCGGAATTAAAACCGCCTTCTTCGATCAACGCTTATTGACAACACTGGCTTACTATCACTTGACTAGGGATAATCTGCTCACCCCCGATCTAACAACGCCTGATCCCAACGATAGTGCGGCAATCGGTCAACAACGCAGCCAAGGTATTGAGTTGGATATAATTGGTCACCTTAATGATAACCTTAGCATTATCAGTAGCTATGCCTTTACAGATGCACGGATTACCAAGGACAACCGGACCTTGAATGGCGTGCTAAACGGCTATGAAGGTAAGCGCTTGAACAACGTACCTGAGCATTCCGGCAGTCTATGGCTGAAATACGATGTCAACGGCTTTGACGCCCAAGAGGGCTGGTCGGTTGGTTTAGGCGGTGTTCTAGCCAGCAAGCGGGAGGGCGATGTTGAAAATACATTCCAGCTCCCCGGGTATGTAAGGATGGATGCATTTGCGGCCTATAAACTGAAAGTGGGGCCAACGCGAGTGACGACATCGTTCAATATTCGCAACCTGCTCGACAAGGAATATTTTGAATCAACCGACCCGAATGCCAATGTAGCGCCACGGTTTGGAGTCTATCCGGGGGCGCCGTTGACAGCAATTGGTTCGATACGAGTGGAATATTAG